From the Homo sapiens chromosome 1, GRCh38.p14 Primary Assembly genome, one window contains:
- the CDK11B gene encoding cyclin-dependent kinase 11B isoform X18 yields MKNEKMKTTSWLFQSHGSTEIPGRVKKQRKKWGCRSVEEFQCLNRIEEGTYGVVYRAKDKKTDEIVALKRLKMEKEKEGFPITSLREINTILKAQHPNIVTVREIVVGSNMDKIYIVMNYVEHDLKSLMETMKQPFLPGEVKTLMIQLLRGVKHLHDNWILHRDLKTSNLLLSHAGILKVGDFGLAREYGSPLKAYTPVVVTLWYRAPELLLGAKEYSTAVDMWSVGCIFGELLTQKPLFPGKSEIDQINKVFKDLGTPSEKIWPGYSELPAVKKMTFSEHPYNNLRKRFGALLSDQGFDLMNKFLTYFPGRRISAEDGLKHEYFRETPLPIDPSMFPTWPAKSEQQRVKRGTSPRPPEGGLGYSQLGDDDLKETGFHLTTTNQGASAAGPGFSLKF; encoded by the exons GGCTGCCGGAGCGTCGAGGAGTTCCAGTGCCTGAACAGGATCGAGGAGGGCACCTATGGAGTGGTCTACagagcaaaagacaagaaaacag ATGAAATTGTGGCTCTAAAGCGGCtgaagatggagaaggagaaggagggctTCCCGATCACGTCGCTGagggagatcaacaccatcctcaAGGCCCAGCATCCCAACATCGTCACCGTTAGA GAGATTGTGGTGGGCAGCAACATGGACAAGATCTACATCGTGATGAACTATGTGGAGCACGACCTCAAGAGCCTGATGGAGACCATGAAACAGCCCTTCCTGCCAG gggAGGTGAAGACCCTGATGATCCAGCTGCTGCGTGGGGTGAAACACCTGCACGACAACTGGATCCTGCACCGTGACCTCAAGACGTCCAACCTGCTGCTGAGCCACGCCGGCATCCTCAAG GTGGGTGACTTCGGGCTGGCGCGGGAGTACGGATCCCCTCTGAAGGCCTACACCCCGGTCGTGGTGACCCTGTGGTACCGCGCCCCAGAGCTGCTGCTTGGTGCCAAG GAATACTCCACGGCCGTGGACATGTGGTCAGTGGGTTGCATCTTCGGGGAGCTGCTGACTCAGAAGCCTCTGTTCCCCGGGAAGTCAGAAATCGATCAGATCAACAAGGTGTTCAAG GATCTGGGGACCCCTAGTGAGAAAATCTGGCCCGGCTACAGCGAGCTCCCAGCAGTCAAGAAGATGACCTTCAGCGAGCACCCCTACAACAACCTCCGCAAGCGCTTCGGGGCTCTGCTCTCAGACCAGGGCTTCGACCTCATGAACAA GTTCCTGACCTACTTCCCCGGGAGGAGGATCAGCGCTGAGGACGGCCTCAAGCATGAGTATTTCCGCGAGACCCCCCTCCCCATCGACCCCTCCATGTTCCCCACGTGGCCCGCCAAGAGCGAGCAGCAGCGTGTGAAGCGGGGCACCAGCCCGAGGCCCCCTGAGGGAGGCCTGGGCTACAGCCAGCTG GGTGACGACGACCTGAAGGAGACGGGCTTCCACCTTACCACCACGAACCAGGGGGCCTCTGCCGCGGGCCCCGGCTTCAGCCTCAAGTTCTGA